A genome region from Sceloporus undulatus isolate JIND9_A2432 ecotype Alabama chromosome 1, SceUnd_v1.1, whole genome shotgun sequence includes the following:
- the LOC121937029 gene encoding squalene synthase-like isoform X2, protein MTINLETKIPMLQNFHSYLYQPDWRFMDSNDKHKQVLEDFPTISFEFRKLAKVYQDVIADICHKMGLGMAEFLEKKVESEKDWDKYCHYVAGLVGIGVSQLLSASKLEDSIVCQDTELANSVGIFLQKTNIIQDYLEDQLEGREFWPQEVCSKYVKTVSDLAKPENIDKAVQCMNELITNVLHHIPDILTCLSQLKTQSVFNFCAIPQVMAIATLAACYNNQQVFRGVVKIRKGQAVTLVMNATNIQAVKAIIYQYMEEIYQKIPSTDPSSSKTQQIITSIRSVTLPRGGLVSRTHYSPIYLSCVMLLAALSWQYLSMVSKMVEEHVHTGEN, encoded by the exons ATGACGATCAACCTGGAAACCAAGATCCCCATGTTACAGAACTTCCACTCCTACCTGTATCAGCCAGACTGGCGATTCATGGATAGCAATGACAAACACAAACAAGTGCTGGAGGATTTCCCAACG ATATCTTTTGAGTTCCGGAAGCTGGCAAAGGTCTATCAGGATGTAATTGCTGACATTTGCCACAAGATGGGCCTTGGGATGGCCGAGTTCTTGGAGAAGAAGGTGGAGTCGGAGAAGGACTGGGACAAG TACTGTCACTACGTCGCCGGCCTGGTGGGGATCGGAGTCTCCCAGCTCCTCTCTGCGTCCAAACTGGAAGACTCTATTGTTTGCCAGGACACAGAGCTTGCCAACTCCGTGGGGATTTTCCTGCAGAAAACCAACATCATCCAGGATTATCTGGAGGACCAActtgagggcagagagttttggccTCAAGAG GTTTGCAGCAAGTATGTAAAGACAGTGTCcgatctggccaagcctgagaacATTGACAAAGCAGTGCAGTGTATGAACGAGCTCATCACCAACGTCTTACATCACATTCCCGACATCTTGACATGCTTGTCTCAGCTGAAGACCCAAAGTGTGTTCAACTTCTGTGCCATCCCACAG GTAATGGCTATTGCTACCTTGGCAGCCTGCTACAACAATCAGCAGGTCTTCAGGGGAGTGGTGAAGATCCGGAAGGGGCAAGCCGTCACACTGGTAATGAATGCCACCAACATCCAGGCTGTTAAGGCCATCATATACCAGTACATGGAAGAG ATCTACCAGAAGATTCCCAGCACAGACCCTTCCTCCAGCAAAACTCAACAGATCATCACTTCTATCCGCTCCGTGACCTTACCCAGAGGAGGACTTGTCTCCAGGACCCATTACTCTCCCATCTACTTGTCTTGTGTGATGCTTTTAGCAGCCCTGAGCTGGCAGTATCTGAGCATGGTGTCGAAGATGGTGGAAGAACATGTACACACTGGGGAGAACTGA